The window GGCCGTGGAACCCCTCTGCAGGTGTCCCCAGGGTTGTGGGGacaaggaggaggcagaaggggcaGGGGCTGGATGCACCCACCAGCCCAGCCTCCCGTCTTCCCCCCTACACCCCATACGCctgtcccgccccccccccagctctcccCTAGACCCATGATCCTCTCCCAGCTCACTCACTGCCCCCCAAGAAACACTCGGGCCGCATTGTTCatttaatgacatttttcttccatttccctgGCACATGCCGTGTCCACCCCCATGGCCTCCTTGATCGGACACACAAACACCCCGCGATGCCCCGTGGGGTAGCTTCCTCTGGCCCAGGGCTGGGTGTGGCACTACTTCTTTGGAACTTTCTCCTTTTTGATCAAGTCAGAAAATTCTAGAATAGGAGACAGATTTCTGGTGAACAATCCCTTGCCTTGTGCCCCTCAAGTCCTGCAGACCCAACGGGAACACACGCCCCCTTTGGGGGGGGTTCTCACAAGGGAGGGGACCCTGCATCCAGCCCTCGTGAGCCCTGGGGAGCAGGATTGACCCCCACAGTTGCTGTGTGCCTTGTGTCCCCACCCAGGGCCTGCTTGGTGGAGGTGAGCCAGCCCCCTTTGGGGGTTTAGGATGGACTGGGACCCTCGGTCCCCTTTGTGGAGACCCTCAGGAATTCCCCTTAGAGTTCCTGAGATCATCCTGCCTTTCTCCGGCAGAGAGGCTGGGGCACTGAGTCCGAAGCGAACCCTTTGGCCAGGCTGCCCCTCTGTTAATTCTAGGGGCTACCCCGTAAGTCAGGGTTtgcaggcccagagaggtgaggacGGGCTCACAGCTGGCAGTGGGGTCCGGAGGTCCGTCTGTCTGAGGCTCTGAGCCTTGCTCGACTCTTCTCAGGGTCACTTTGCTGCCCTCTGCCCTCGGGCCCCGGGGCCAGcaacttgggggtgggggggtgggcggggctgcaaGATGCCCGGACCCCAGGGTAGCCATGGAGAGCCCGAGGCCCCGGTCCCGCTCTTCAAACCTCCCTGCCCATCTCAGACCACCGCGCTCCGTCCCCTGCACCACGGACCGCTGCTGCGCCCTGGCTGACCTTGCCCACGGCCGCCTCAGCCCACCTCTCCCCCACCGGCTCCCCTCCGTCCAGTGAGCGCCCCACCCGCTCAGCCTCCCTGACGCTCAGCTTCCCATCTGTGGTGGGTGACGGTGCCCCCTAAGGAGGAGGCTGTTCGCTTGGTGCCTGGGGGTGGGCGGCCCTACTCAGCGTTGCCCCGAGCTGGGTGCCTCGCGACGTGGGGTCCGGGAGCGGCCGGCCAGGAAGGTCCCTAGACACCTCTGCCCCCTTTGTCTGTGCTGACCCACCTTCGAAGTCGATCCTGCCGTCCCCGTCCGTGTCTGCCACCTGGATCACGGCCTCTGCCTCCTCGTCCGTCAGCGGGGCGGTGGGCGTGCTGCTGGGGGCGATGGACAGGATGTACCTGGAGCCGGGGGGGGCTTGGGTCAGAGCCGAGGGGGTGTCTGGCCGGTGCCCGATGGTCTGCAAGGTGCTCActccccactttacaggtggggaaactgaggcccggctGGAGAGTCGTCTCTGGGCCTGGCCCCAGTGCTGTGGACCTGGGCTGTTTCCGGCCGCCCCACCTCCCACGAGGCCAGCTGGGGCCCAACGGGGGGTGCCAGGTCTTGGGCCGGGGTGGATGCGGTGGCCGTGGACTGGGCACGGGGCCCGAGGCTCAGtacccctctccccagccacTGGCCATTACTTGATCTCATTCCACTCGATGAAGCCACTCTTGTCCTTGTCCAGAGTCTGGAAGGCCTGGCGGATGGCGCTCTCCAGCTGCCCCGAGGCCTGGAACTTCTGCATGTACTCCAAGAACTTGAGGTAGTTGAAGGAACCTGGGACAGCCAGGCGCAGGTCGCGGGGAGCCCAGAGGGAGGCCtctgccctgggggtggggactgCCGTGTCCTgcacttcccctccctccacccctgtgTGTGCGAGGCTGCCCAGCCCGGGGAAGGGGGAGCTCACAGACGGGCTCCTGTGTCCGCTGCTTCCTTGGCCGTGGCTGGGCCAGGCCCGGGGTCGGGACACGGTGCTGGGGACGAGGGGTGTGCTATACCGTGATGCCTCATGTCCGTGGGCAGCAACTCTAAGTCCTTGTCTGACAGGGACGTGCCCATGGCCAAGGCCATCTTCTTCATCTGGGAGGAGAAGTCCTCGTCCATCCTGGCCCTGCGGCGGACAGGGAGCCGGCTCGGTGGGCGCACACGGGTTGGGTGGGGGGCGCTCTGCTCAGACCAGAGTAGACACCTCCCCTGCCTGGTGCCAGCTCCTGCCTCCCCAGCAGGGTCCCCAGGGGCCTGCACCAGGCCCCCGGCTGCCCTTGACCACAGAGGCCCTTGGCGCCCCTGGCCTTACAGACACTCCCGGGTCCAGGGCCCTCAGGGAAGGTGTGCCTGAGACCTGCCTCATGCCAGCTGGCCCCCTTGAGGTACCgcacccatttcacagaagaggctGAGGTCTGCGTCCGGTAAGTAACGATCACAAGGTCCTTCACTCCGCTTCCCTCGCTCCTTCCGGGCCCATCTCAAAGCCGtctcctctaggaagccttcgTGGTTACCTAAAGCCCCACCTCTTTCCATCAGGACTCAGGACTCggggcccccagccccggcctcGCTCCCCAGACCCCAGACGGGCAGGTATTGGTCTTTCTGGCCGGCACCTGACCACCCACAGTGAGGTGTGCTGAGCGCAGGCCGGTCTCAGGCCGGCTGTGGATTGAGCCTAGGTGTCCTGAGTAGGGAGGACCACGGCCCGTGGCGGAACGCATGTCACTGTCCTCCGTTCGCGGAGAGCCCGTGTCAAGCAGGAGCCACCGAGGCAGGCCAGGACTCCAGTCAGGCGGGTGGGGGTCTGGTCACAGGCCGAGGGGCCAGCAGGTGGGGACCAGGCTGTCCTGCGGTCAGGGCGGTGCCTTGTGACCCGCCGGGCTCTCGGGTTGCCGTCCCTGGGGGGGGGTTGGGTTCTGGAGCTTGTGGCAAAACAGCTATTTCAGAGGCTCCTTGGCCCTCTTGAAAGTTCATGGGGTGACAGAACTTTCTGGAACATACTCCCATGGCCAGGAAGGGCAGCCAGTGGCCCGTGTGTCCTGAGTGGGGCTGGGCAGTGACTGGAGGAGTCTCTACCTTCTTCCCCAATAAAGAAGCCACAGGTCAAAGGTTGCACCTCGACCCTGGCAGCCCCGGGGGGCAGGGAGTGCTGGACACAGCCCCCTAGCCACATCCTCCTTCCTGATCCTGGGCATGCCTTACAGCTGATCCGGGCCTCGggctcctcatctgtgaaacggggcGACCCCTGCCCGCCCTGCCCCTTCTCACGGTCGTGTGAGGAaccaggagggaagggagacgCCGGGGAAAGGGCTTTGGGCCCTGGAGCGGGCCTGGAGCTGAGCCCCCAAGCGTCAACCCTAACAGCCAACTTCTGCGgctggcccggggggggggggggggggtgcggtggtCAGCTGCGGTCAGGGGCAGGCCTGGGCCACAGAGTCGCACAAGACAGGCCCCACCACCCCACATCCTGGGCTGAGACTCCGATTCCCCCTCTGCCACCCTGGAGTCTCAGAACTCCATTCTGGAGGGAGGGGATTCCCTGCCTGCCACTTGGGGCCCCGCCAGAGCCAAGGTCACCCGCTTTACAGAGGACGGCCTCGGCCAAATTCCAGGCCAGGTCTGGCTGAGCCAGGGGTGGCGTCCCATCTCCGGAGCCTGGTGGGCGCCCTGGGCTGTGTCCGTTCACCCGCTCCACCCCACTGCTCTGAGGGTACCCCCCACAGGAAGGCAGGGGAGCCTGAGATCAGAGCCAGAGGGGGGACAGGGCCTGGGGCCTCAGGCTGCTGGTGGTGTATTTATAGCCCTGACCCAAGGCCTGGGATGGAGTCTCACTCACCCCCGGAAGGAGGCTGATATGTCCTGCtagagctggggggtgggagctGTGGGGCACCACACAGAGCCAGCCCTTTGGTGCCGTGGGCCCCCTGCCCAGCCTCCGGGGCTGCTCCCAGTGCCTGGAAAGGCACCCGCTTCGTCCTTGTCCTCCAAcaggaccctccctccctcccacctcactgACTTCCCCCGCCAAAGCAGGATTGGAGCTTTAAAGCCTGGCTAAGACCCCCGCAT is drawn from Panthera uncia isolate 11264 chromosome E1, Puncia_PCG_1.0, whole genome shotgun sequence and contains these coding sequences:
- the PVALEF gene encoding parvalbumin-like EF-hand-containing protein, whose amino-acid sequence is MDEDFSSQMKKMALAMGTSLSDKDLELLPTDMRHHGSFNYLKFLEYMQKFQASGQLESAIRQAFQTLDKDKSGFIEWNEIKYILSIAPSSTPTAPLTDEEAEAVIQVADTDGDGRIDFEEFSDLIKKEKVPKK